GAGCAGCGGGTAAGGGGGCTCCGGCACCAAGAGGCGCTGGGGAGGGCAggctccccacctcctgcccccggATGCGCTAACCTCTTTTCTGGGTGTCCCAGGTGGAAGAGGAGCTGCTGGCCTTGCAGACAGGGCGCTCCGAGCGAATCCGGAGTTTGCTCGAGCGGCAGGCCCGTGAGATCGAGGCTTTCGATGCTGAGAGCATGAGGCTGGGCTTCTCCAGTATGGCTCTGGGGGGCATCCCAGCCGAGGCTGCTGCACAGGGCTATCCTGCTccacctcctgcccctgcctggccCTCCCGTCCTGTTCCCCGATCAGGGGCACACTGGAGCCATGGCCCTCCTCCACCGGGCATGCCCCCCCCAGCCTGGCGTCAGCCCTCTCTGCTGGCTCCTCCGGGTCCCCCAAACTGGCTGGGGCCCCCCACACAGAGTGGGACACCTCGTGGTGGAGCCCTGCTGCTGCTAAGAAACAGCCCTCAGCCCCTGCGGCGGGCAGCCTCAGGGGGCAGTGGCACCGACAACGTGGGCCCACCTGCCGCTGCAGTGCCTGGGCCTCTGAGCCGTAGCACCAGTGTCGCTTCCCACATCCTCAATGGTTCCTCCCACTTCTATTCCTGAAGTGCAGGGTGGATGAGCagatgagtggggcaggggcaggggcaggggtgggtggagcCGGTTCCTGGAGGGCTGTAAGCTTGAGGTCCACCCACAGGTGGGGGACAGGATGTTGGCTCCAGCTCCCCTTAGACCTCCTCATCTCATGAGCTTCTTGGGCTGGCCAGTGGCCCAGGGCCAGCTTGGGCCTCGGTGCCTCAAGGCTGACCAGGAGCCCTTGCCTCCCCACCATGGTGCCAGGGTCTCTCTCCATCACAGCCTTGGGAAAGGAGGGAGATGTGCGTGTCAAATATTCATCTggtcccctgggggaggggaagggtgggtCTAGATATATTATATTCAGAGAACTATACTACCCCCTGTAATGGGGCCATGGACTGGGGATGCCAGGCCCCCCAGACCTGAGGTGTGGCAGAGCAGGTCTGGGTGgggagaacagaaggaaaaggcCTTCCTAGGAAAGGATCAGGATGTTGTCTTGGGGTCAGGATGCCTGGTCTCTCCATTCCCCCGTTGCTGTCTGACGTCCTGTGCCGTTttgtcctttatcttttttttcttttcttttttttttttttttttttttttattgagatcagagctggggcaggggaaCAAGGGAAGGACCTTGGAAGGGGCTGCTTCCAGACCTGGGGGCAGTCGTGGGAACCCCTCCCAGCTATGgggttggcacagagccccacagcaAGCTTTTAATAAACTGTTGGTATTCTAACAGACCCCGGGACTCACCCTTTCTGTCTAAAGTGTGTATTAAGGACTGTTCGTGGGAGGTGATAGtgtcatttgtatttaaaaagagaatttattggGATGTGTGACTAaaaatttcagtgattttaatGACTTCGGGTAGGACTGGATCCACAACTTTAAAGGAGGTCATCCATCCCCTGACTTCTGCTTCCCTTTGTTTTGACTTTAAAGATTTCAAAAGGTTCACTTCACACCAGGCTCCTGGCAGCTCCAAGCCTGTATCTTCATAGCAATCTCAACAGCAAGAATGCCAGCAAAGTCCTAAAGTGACTTCATTGGCTCAGTCTGTAGCCAGAGGCCTGGGGTACTCCTGACCAGGTCTACGCCCTGTACCCACCCCTTAAAGGCTAAAAGAATTGGCTCAGGGACTAAATGGCTGTTTCCAGGGGGAAAAGGAAGACGTACACACCAGCTGTCCCCAAGTTCTATCATTATGTTCCTCACATTCTTAAGGCCAGTTACTCAGACCTTCCTCCCAACTAGGCATTAGGTTATGATAGCTAAAAGCGTGATGATAATGAGGGCTCTGCTGGTCAGGCTGGAGGAAGAAGGGTAGGAGCCACCCTCTTCTCTGATAGAGCCTGGTGGCAGATTGGATggcagggtctggaggctgggaCTTCCTTTGGAGAACCTGAGGGAAATGAAAGGGaatggggtggggtagggaggcAATGGCTACTCACCTTCCTGGCCCACGGTATAGGGGTAAGAGAGGGGACCGGTTTTTCgtttcactattttttaagtttatttattcattttgagagaaagaatctaaagcaggctctgttctgtcagcacagagccctacatggggctcaatcccgtgaatcatgagatcatgacctgagcccaaaccgagagtcagccacttaatcttatttaagtaatctctacacctcgAACTcaatgaccccgagatcaagagttgctccTCCCAACTAAGCCAGGCACCCCCCGAGTGGGGACCAGTTTTGACCAAGTGATTCAAACAACTCCTTTATTGagtcttaaaaaataatcccTGTAAACACCTTAAACTGAGAACGTGAAGCTGAGAAGTAGGATCCCAACAATTTGTGTCCTTGAAGAAAGTCCTCTGAAGAAAGCAGCTTCTGCTCTGCAGGCACAGATTGGAGCGGGGGGTTGGCGGGCGGCATATCTGCTTTCTACAAGTGGAAAGCCTCCTGGGGAAGGTGAGGAGCTCAGTTACTCTCCCCATCACTGCTGATGATGCCACGCATATGTGAccagtctgggggtggggggcggggctgtTCATCCTCTGAGCCCAAAGTCCGGCGGTATAGCTCCCCTGGGGGATCTGCTTCTCCTGAAGGGTTCCAAGCCGTGCGTCTGCGTGGCCGACCTAGATTGGGGGGCAGGAAAAGCAGGAGATCAGTTGAGAAAACCCTAGCCCCATCTCTTGGGGAGTGGGAGGAAATCCCTCACCTGAACCACTGATGATGTTGGTAATGTCCAAGGAGGCTACCTCGGCCGCCTCCTCCCGCTGCTCCTTCAGGGCCCGACATTTCTCTAAGGAAGGATTGCCTGGGGCAGAAGAGGCTCATGATCCTCTCTTCCCCAGCAGCCAAGGCCCTCTCCCACAGCCCCCAGGGCACACCCGGCCTCACCCTTCATGCCCAGGGCTTCCAGCTCTGCCCGGAGGACACTGAGGCGCTCCTTGTGTGAGCGGCAGGGGCCCAGAAGCTTCTTGTAGTTTCGATGGGCACCACAGGCCCGAATGTAGCGCTTTAGCCTCATCACGGCTGGGTGGTCCTCACCACGGCGACCGGAGCCAGCCTGGCAAGGAAAAACAGCAGCTGAAGGCCAAACCTTCAGAGTTGGAGACGAGGTCTCCGTCTTCCCTAAAGGTGGCCTCCCAGCCCATCTTCACCCTCACCTTCCTGCCTTTGGACTGTGGACTGCCGTctgtggaagaggaggaggagcttCGTGCCCGGCCTTTCCTGGAGCTTTTCTTGGAAGAGCggttccccctctcccccttagGGCTATCCTCTGCCTCACTGTCACTCACCTCCCTCTCTGAGTCACTCGCCTCACCACTGATACCGCCCTCTTTGGCTGTCTTTGCAGCACCTTCAGCAGTTGGTTTCACCTTTCTCCAGCTGTCATCCCCATCCTCGCTGCTTCCACTCTGCCTTTTCCCACCTTTCTGCGGGGTCCtgtccttgctctttctctgcaccAGGGGCTCTTCATCTCCCCCGCTGTTATCCCCACTGCCTGCTgctgctttttcctcttcttcctctgtttccCCCGAGTCTCCTAGTAGCCTGGCTGCCCTGCTTTTCTGCTCGCAGCTCCTCTCCTCCCAAGCTGACTTTTTCCCTCCACTGCCCCGGGCTCCAGCTTTCcaatccttttcctctttctctctgttctctttcttcttggctATGGTGTCTTCCTCCTCACTGTCCTTTGCACTTTCCTGGTGGCTTTTAGCACCTTTCTTTCCCTCCGCCGCCTTTCTTGTCCTCTGGGCAGGTTCCTCCTCACTGTCCTCACTCTCTTCCCTGGCCTGCTTCCTACTGGCTGAGGTTTTGCCTGGTGCCTGCTTCTTCTTTGTCACAGGTTTCTTCCCAATCCTGCCTCTGGACTCCTCCTCGTCCCCTTCCTCATCTTCCTCACTGCTCTCTTCCTTTGAGACCTTACTTGTTCTGGCGgagccctcttcctcctccccactgctCTCCTTCACCTCCCTCTCTAATCCAGTCTTTgcagccaggtgcctctgctgTTCCTCATCACTGCTCTCCTCAACTGCTTTCCTTGAGGCTCGCTTTGGACTCTCCTCCTCTGCTGAACTGACTTCTGCTGCCATCCCATTCTTTGCTGAGAGGCCAAAACAGTCTGGACTGGAGGCTGCAGAGCTGGGCTCTGGAAtatggagagaaaagaaggtTGGGATGGGTTcctcctgtcccttctccctccactTGGTATTGGTTACCTCTGACAGATGGAGGGAAGGGCAACAGAAAACACAGCTATCAATCGGTCCACCCTGTTCCTGGTTCCTGACTCACTGGCCTCGTGCCCTCATCTAATGCTTTGGGATATAATGCATGCACGATACTTTTTGAATAAACCAACTATACAAAAGTCACTAACCTGACTCCGAATTGAAACGGAACCTTTTTCTCCCAGGGCcactgctgggggtgggaggcctCTTAGCCTTCTTGGCAAGATCTGGCCTCTCTTCCCTGGCACCTGCTTCATCCACCTGCGTGGGCGCAAGAGGTCAAAACGTGTAGGAAGGTTGTGTTCCCTACGCCATCCCAGGCCCCTCCTCCTCAGCAACAAACCCCGCCTCCCGCGGCCCAGGCTCGCGCCCACACCTGCACTTTCAGCAGCTCCTTCTCCACCAGCCGCTTTAGTGCTTGCTTCTCGTCGGGTTCCAGGTGGTCGCGGCCCGCGTGAGCCAAGAACCTCCGCCGCACTATGGAGTGCGTGAGCGTGCTGAGGAGACATGTGTCAAGACGGAGTCCCCGTCCCGCCCCTGCCCTTTCCAACCCCAATTCCAGTCTCTAGTGCACCTGAGGTCCGGGCGGCCTCGGAAGAAGCTGCGGATGAACTCCTGCATCTCGTTCTCCCGCGCCATTTTGCTCCACCTGGGATTGGTGGCTCCCGCCTTTTTTTCTTCTCGGCCTCCGTCACCGCGTTTGACAGGAGCTTGCGCACTCGGGAGGGTCGTGACGCGGTGAGGGGAGGGACGGTTGGGGGTCGGTGGCGGGTCGCTTGGACCGAGAACTTTGCCAGACAAAACTTGTTTTCCTCGGGTAGTTGGAGGGTCTCGCGGCTCCTTTTCTTAGGACCAATCGTTTTTTCAAGTTCTCGTTAGAAACCGACTGGGCGCCCGCAACCTTTGGGTGTAACGTAATCAACCTGCGACATTGCCTCCTCTCGTGGTCACAGGCCCTAGCTAGGCGACTGTGATTTCGAAAGACAGATGGAAAAGGATATCCTCGCCTGAAAACTAGGAATCCCTGGAGGCAAGTCTTGCGGCTTCCGATTGCTAAGCACTTCTGGAATCAGTAAACGTGCCTCCGTCGTCCGCCATCTTTATGACCTCATCGCGTCGCTGCGACGCCATCTTCAGCGTAGCCCCTGGAAGCAACGTTCCTTTCCCGGTGTTCCCTAAGAGGGCAGCCCCTGTGGTTAAGATCCCTGGGCGCAGGGTACGCCGGGAGTTGTAGTCCCAGCGGGCACAGCCTTGCGGAGTCTCCGGAAGTGGAGGCGTGAGAACCCGGGCTGAGCAGGCTCCGGGTAGCGGGACGCCCGACTACTGCTGGGGCTCTGCTCCCGCGGCAGGTCATGAACGGGCCGGCGGACGGCGAAGTGGACTACAAGAAGAAGTACCGGAACCTGAAGCGGAAGCTCAAGTTCCTCATCTACGTGAGTGCTGGCGTGAGAGGTTGTGGGGGGTGAGGCCTGGAGTCTGTAGGACCTCAGTTTACCCACGTGTAAAGGGGAGTGGAGTGAGCTGTCCCCAGGTCCCGGGCGTCTTTACGGGTGGCCGTCGGCTCAGCGCCCCACCTTGCCTGTGATACAGGAACACGAGTGCTTCCAGGAGGAACTGAGGAAGGCGCAGAGGAAGTTGCTGAAGGTGTCCCGGGATAAGAGGTGGGacacggtgggggtgggggagtggggggaaggggaatgcCTGCGGGTGATATGGCTCCTGTGGATCTACATTCGGACCCTGTCCTTGGAATTAGGCCACAAATGCATGGCGCCTTCCTTGGGGCTGTTGCAAGGATCCAACGGGCCGGCTGGACGGGACAGGGTTCCGGGAGAATGTTACTGAGATGGCAACCAACACTCTTGTTCTCCCCGCCTCTTCCCTTAGTTTCCTCCTAGACCGACTTCTGCAGTACGAGAACGTGGATGAAGATTCTTCTGGTGAGCAAGGTCATGAAAAATTGTTGGAGGACATGGCTCCTGGCACTTCAGCAAGCCTCCTGGGCCCCTCCTTTTAGGCTGCGGAGGCTGATAAAAACCTCCGGTGGTTCTTAAATCTATCGGTTATCCTTCACTCAAGCATTTATTGCTTTGCACAGGGGATACAGTGGAATTCGCATTCTGGTTGAGGGTGATAGGAAAGCAAAGCAGCTAGGGTCTCAGATGTGAAAGGAATAAAATCAGGGTTGTATGGTAGTGATTGGAGTAGAGCAGGGATTAataagctttttctgtaaagggccaggtaaTAAATCGTTCAGGTTTTGCAGAGCTGTTGCAGCTACCCAGTTCTGCTGTGGTGGTGCAAAAGTAGCCAGAGGTGATCTGTAAATAAATGAGCTTGgatgtgtttcaataaaactgtatttatggacactgaaatttgaatatcatgtaattttcacatgtcataaatagcattttttttatccCTGCCCCCgaccatttgaaaatgtaaaagccattcttagTTTGCAGACCGTGTAAAAGCAGGTGACAGGGAGCGTCCACAGTGCTCAAGAAAAGCCTTTTTCGGGAAGTAATATTTGAGCTGAGACCGAGATAAGAAGCAGAAATCAATCTTGGAAAGATAGAAGGGAGAGATTTTCAGGTGGAAGAAATGacaaaggcagagggaagaacagACCAGGCTGTCTGGAGAGCAGCAGGGCTGAAGCATGTAGTGTTTCCAGACTTTGTTTTGAGCCTGGGACTCATTACATCAGACCAGGTCCCCCGTGCATACTTACTTATAAAACAATTTAATGAAACAGTGTTAAGATCATTGTATACAATTTGTTCTGTTGGTGTgtagactttctttctttctttctttctttctttctttctttctttctttctttctttctttctttctttctttctttctttctaaacttaATGCTGGTTGCAAACCCGTCAATTGACTTGATGACCCCACTAATGGATTGAGACCCACAGTTTGAAAAAGTATAAAGGTGGGCGTTTGTGGTCCCGTTCCAGGGTCCGGTCCATGTAACTCATTTGAAATACGGTCACCTCTTCCCCATGGTGCCTTTAAACACTGGTCTGGAGCAGGGGTGGGCAAGCAACAGTCAACGAGGCTGTTTGCTTTTGTAacgttttattggaacacacgccacccatttgtttatgtatgaTAGGATGGCAGATGATGCGTGAGATCAGAGAAACAGGCAGGAGCCAGCTCGTGTAGGTCAAGGCAAAACGTTTGgctttttattcttgtttctcATTGTCTGTCTACTCCTCTCCTGAGATCTTCCAGTTAGTTTGCTGTTTGAGGGGGACTTCGGGACAGGAGCTGTGAGAAAACCAGCAAGTTCACGGTCACAGTGGAGTGAATCTGAGGGGTGACAGCCACAGCTGTCAGCCACCACTCCTATCCGGGAAAAGCCCACAGTCTGGTCAGGGAGACACCCACACACGACACATCTTAGCACAGTGTGAGGAAAACCAT
This window of the Neofelis nebulosa isolate mNeoNeb1 chromosome 18, mNeoNeb1.pri, whole genome shotgun sequence genome carries:
- the HIRIP3 gene encoding HIRA-interacting protein 3: MARENEMQEFIRSFFRGRPDLSTLTHSIVRRRFLAHAGRDHLEPDEKQALKRLVEKELLKVQVDEAGAREERPDLAKKAKRPPTPSSGPGRKRFRFNSESEPSSAASSPDCFGLSAKNGMAAEVSSAEEESPKRASRKAVEESSDEEQQRHLAAKTGLEREVKESSGEEEEGSARTSKVSKEESSEEDEEGDEEESRGRIGKKPVTKKKQAPGKTSASRKQAREESEDSEEEPAQRTRKAAEGKKGAKSHQESAKDSEEEDTIAKKKENREKEEKDWKAGARGSGGKKSAWEERSCEQKSRAARLLGDSGETEEEEEKAAAGSGDNSGGDEEPLVQRKSKDRTPQKGGKRQSGSSEDGDDSWRKVKPTAEGAAKTAKEGGISGEASDSEREVSDSEAEDSPKGERGNRSSKKSSRKGRARSSSSSSTDGSPQSKGRKAGSGRRGEDHPAVMRLKRYIRACGAHRNYKKLLGPCRSHKERLSVLRAELEALGMKGNPSLEKCRALKEQREEAAEVASLDITNIISGSGRPRRRTAWNPSGEADPPGELYRRTLGSEDEQPRPPPPDWSHMRGIISSDGESN